From the genome of Dermacentor andersoni chromosome 3, qqDerAnde1_hic_scaffold, whole genome shotgun sequence:
AAGGGATAGCTGGCGTGGCGCAAGCTCCACGTGGCCCGATCGCAAAAGAAATTGAAGGTATGAgacgcaagccacttgcgttccctaatctaaagctctctattgtggTTTTTGAAAGAACTATAACTATTCACGTACCCTCGAACATCCTTCACCACAATATGTCCCCGTACATCTGTCGTTTATGGTGTTCCATTTGTACTGTACATGATGCCATACAATCTAGCCTATCAGTCTATCCTATTGATTCATCGCCGACTTTACTAGttgtcttcttgttttctttttgcttttcctttcgGTATTTTATGATGCTCAAATTGATTGGGTCAACGTCCGAAGGATACTTATGTGCATCTGGGATGTGATGCATGCGCATGGTAAGGGAAATTTTAGTTTGAGTTCTATCTCGCGTAGCTCCTTTAACCAGTGAAGTAAGcaacatccgcacggactttctGCATAGCGTTGTGCCCCACTGGTCATACGGCAGGCAGTTGTGCTGGTAACTGAACCCTCGACCTTGTGTTCTAGACCAGAGCGCTAACGATTTGTAACCGAAGCAGAGTGCATAGAAAGTGCTATCTCCAGACTCGGAGACGGCACCTCCTTTCGATGTCGGTTTAGTGGAGCGTCACAACGATCGCCTTGGCTTGGTAACGGCGTTAGTCAAGCCATGCTCACCGATAAATGACGCGTAAACGCCGATGAAAAGTATACTGAAGTCACGCATAAAGTATCATAGTGTTAAGTGTACGTCTGGCGTCAATACAGTGAAAAGTTTATAACGGTCACTTTTGGCGGTAGACAAAAATGTCATGTgctcgtcatcattatcatcgtagTAATCATCGCTCGTCGCACGGCGTTTAGCTTCCTTTCAAGTTTTCTTGTTGTTCTTTATTTCGTAAAGGTCACTCAGATATCATTGATTATATATGCCTTTATTTTCAGTGATAAGCACCCGCATCGGATAATGTTTgttctcccccctcccctcccgctTCTCCCCAATCGCCGGTCCGTAACCACTCCTTCATTTCTCAGCTTCGTAGACGTTGTTCTGAGAGGGTAAAATTGCCATCCACCAGAACATAGCACATTTCTATGAAGGAAGCCTAATACGGTTGTAACAGAAATGAAGCTTCGAACTTGGTGAAAAATTCGTGCTGATCCGCGGAGCGAACCCTGGGCCATCATCTTTCCGGGTTGTCGTCCCTGCTAATCACGACGCTAGCAGGAGGAtacaatattatttttaaataaacAGAAGAAACTGCGATGCGTAATTTTTGAATAAACCGTACGGGTTTCGTTTGCATCATTCGTGCGAGATTCCAGTGGGtgagaaatatttttttcgtGTTCCTTCCTGCACTTTGCAAGCTTTCGGAGAACTGATTTGACAAAAGTTGCTTAGACACATATACGTTTCAGTCACTTCCGCCTTACACCATATTCGTCTGTGCATAACCACGCACCTGAGCCACGTATTCCAAGTCGGAGTCCCACAAGAGCTCCTGCATGTCGGCTGCCGGCTTGAATCCGGTCACGTTGCCACGTGCGATTCGGCTCCGGTAGTCGTTGTGCAGCTTCAGTATGAGGGAGCGCTGGATGTCGTCCACGCCACTCTCCTTGATCTTGCACCACGAGTTGAGAGGCTTGCACGCCGTGTGCTGCGGGTTCTTGTGGCGGTAAAATTCGGGGCAGTCGGCGGCCGCGGCCCGCATCCACTGCTGCGCCCACATGGTCGCCGTGGTCAGAAGAAACGGTAAGGCAGCGGCGGTCGTCGCCATTGTCCTTCATGTCGCCAATTGGTGGCATTCGCCCCACTACGGGCGATTGACCAAGAAGCTCGCGGCTATGagagaacaaaaaaatatataattgaaaaagaaaacttgaatAACGAAGCTGACAAATgggagaattaaaaaaaaactatgaaaaaGAACTATAAAATCGAAGTGAAGCATGCATATTCAAGAGTAAGAGGTACAGTCGCGAGCAATATGAGATCGAATACCGAGTTTGCTTTAAGCAACAATCGCACGTCATGCACGGATTTGAATGTGACGTGTTTATGTCAAACAAGTAGCGTTGTAGTTGAACGTCTAATCTCACTGAGCAGGGCATACGTGTTTGGCCATTAGGGCCTTCTGGTCCGGAataatgtaacgattctattATAATGGCATAGGTAATGTTCAAATATAACTTCCAGTGATCGAGAGCCAATGTCGAagggcttgctttttttttaattagggcACCCGTAAGTGATTACAGAAGTCGAGTACGCGTCATGGCCACCATGTATTGAAGCTGACTTACTCCTGTTCAACTTTCTTCAGTGGCTTGAATGGTACTCCGCCTATGTTATTGCCAGATCAGCCAGTTTTTATTACCATGCCGGTTAAACTTTTCAAGTGTTGCATGAAAGAAAATCAGTAAAATTGATCGAAAGGAAAATTTATATTCTACCGGCCCTGAAAGAGATATACAGAAGGTGCAATGCACAGCGATCCAAGTGATACACTTCTATACTTCCCAAAATACAAAGGGAGAAGCGCAGACCAATCGTCAAATTACAGGCCGATTTCTGTTCCCACTGAATGCAAAAGTGTTGTCTATGCAAAACTTCCACATTTTTTTCACGAAACACAATCTCCTTGCACAATGTCAATCCAGCTTTCAGAAAGATAAATGAAATGAGAAAGCTTTGCTGGATATTAAATATCGAATAATTAAAACATCCAATAGAAAAATTTAACGCTTGGCCAGTTCTTTACTTGACTTTACTTTACTTGACCACTTTACTTTAACTGAAAGATAAGAAAGCTACGGAGTGCGACGGTTTGTTAATGATTTAACAAAAAGTCACAAACGTAATAGAAAACAGTTTGTTCAGCTGGGAAATACTGCGTATGACATGCTTACGCTAAGCCAGATGTCACACAAGGTTCAAAGTTTGGTCCATTATTATTTCTAATTTAGGTGAATGATACTAGAGATTACCTAGGTGTCCGAAAGATGGCGATGTATGCAGGTGATACAAATGTGcttttcacagccgataatagaaCACACTTGTTGCAGTATGTAAATGAATATACACCTCTGCTATCTGACTGGTTGATGAATAACAAACTCCAGCTGAGCGCAACTAAAAGAACCTATATTATATTTAGGGCActgaataaaaaaattgacggTAGAATGCAAGTAAAATTTCACGTCCTTATTACCCCCCGTGGTtccttaatggctatggtgtatgggctgctaagcacgagatcgcgggatggaaccttgccacggcggccgcacttcgatgagggaaaattgcaaaaaacacccgtttgcttagatttagatgcacgatAAACAACGccaggtggtgcaaattattCCGGCCTCgcccattatggcgtgcctcacaatcagatcgtggttttcgcacgcaaaaccccgtaatttttttatatattccgTATTAAACAGGTTGATAAACAAAGTTTTCTGGGAATACATATAAGTGAAGAATTATTATGGAATACACATGTAAATTTCGTATGAACTAAATTATCTCAAAACATCGGCGTAATCTATAGAATGGCCCACCTGATCCCTCTATGACTGAAACAGCAGCTGTATAATGCACTTATTTATTAAAAACTTAGCTACGGAATATTGGttcaaaccagaaaaaaaaattaacgcaaTTCATTACTTTACAAAAAAGGAGTTATTCGCTTATATGTAGATGACTATGGCGGTTTTCATATCTAAGAACAGCGCCACTATTCCAAAAATATTACACGCTGCGTGCGGGCAGGGCTTACTATATATATTCCAATACATTTCTAAATCCTAGAGAGAAACCCAGGCGCACAATGTAATGAGCGTAACCTCTCCGGATACTTCTTgcaacacagtgcacaacacGCACCAAAAGCAGGGACCAATTACGGGAAACATATATTTGTGTATCAGTCCACAAACATACTGAACAGATACAGCGAATGTGTATCCTTAATTATtttaaagaaatttaaaaaataaaagatagcTTGCTTAGATAGAGAAGATAAACACTTTAAATTTGAATAAATGAGTCTTCAAAATGAAAagtgctggctctcccgtaatcgggagtagatgtaagcatgaaatggctacagGGTAAGCAGATTGGTTGGCGGTGgaactagccacaatcttaaaatgggtgtagtgcatgttcgcaaccgCACACCCCAGCACATCACACCGCACCATGCattactgtgcactggtccatattgacgcctgtcacagacagaacctcatcgcaagtctcgtctcggtcaaacagtgaggcgcggaactcacggaccgctggcgttgagaAGAGCACTCAGCGCCAAAGATGAAAAACGAATCAAGTGTATAGTCCCCTCTATCTGCCTTTTAAGCGTCTCTATTGGAAATGAGAAATTATACTTCAGCGttctagaagttacagcttgagtgatattgcgaACGAACATTCGGAAGAACTTGGAAACAATGTTTTGTAACttctttgggcagtaactagcgtaagTAACGCGGTCTTGACTGGTTACCCCGATGATGTCGTTTTGTTCTCGTAACTTGcctggatgttctcgtttgagtgcccggattgAATCTGGCTTTTGGtgcaaggtcacttgaaggtcgccgacaaagagagctaaaagcatttcatgcttaagaaTGTCTGTGCCGCGAAGTGCTTATGCTTCGTTTTCAGGATCCACATGATATATCATCTCATATATCTGTTTTTgaatttttatatatatttaaattGCAAATATATTTGAATGCATCTATGTCCTGTTTCCAGTTTTATTTCATCATATCTTGTATTATTTAACACATAAGTAAAATGAGAAAAATTTTGTGCCCGTGCGGTTACCGTACAATGCTGTATAAATTTAATGTCGttcctaaaaaaattattttgtataATTTTGACACATCATTAAGATACGAAATGCTTAGTTGTACTAGGCTATTGCAGTATATTGCTCAATGACATTGAATATATTTGAGTGCAATGAAAAGAGACATTGTTACGATGATAATTCACAATAATCAACTCTGTTGTAACTTAGAATATTGTGCATATGAATGTAATTTGCTGCCAAACCTGTTGTTTGCCAGGGCTGAGAGCTTTGTCAGGCTTTAGTCTAAGCCTATCATCGTTTAAATGAACGAGAAATTAAAATTCTATTCAAAACGCGATGCTCAAAGCGCATGGCCGGTGCTTTGTGCGCCAACCGTGGGCACCGGGGACACCGATTGTGCATTGTGGTATACGATGAAGGCGATAGCCTTTGTGACACTTTGTGACTGTGCTGCCAAGTGTCGCCACACTCTATACGAGATGAAAGCAGCGGTGCCCGTGATCTGTCGACAACTAGATGTCGTAAAAAGCAGTGGTCTTTCACAAGCTGtcatcatcatatatatatatatatatatatatatatatatatatatatatatatatatatatatatatatatatatatatatatatatatatatatatatatatatatatatatatacaaccctCGCCACGCCATATTGAGCAAGAAGTACTATCTGTGCGTGCAGGAAACTTTATTGAAGACGGGAGAAAATAACGAAAAGGCAAAGGCTGGCTAAGGCTTGGGTGGGGCCCTTCACTCAGCGCTCCCTTAGTCCAAACTGCTCGCTGGGCCTAATCAAGAAGAGCTATTTGCCCTTCGAGATCGCAGTCCGCGAGACAGTAGTAAAGCTGCAGCTACGTGAAGGAAGCTACCTGGTAATGGTAACCGGTCTGTCTGTCTGAGACAGAGAACAattacaatgatgatgatgaaagtatTACTGATATGAAAACGTGAAACACTAAAAATAAATATTAAGTTCATGTTAGTCTACCCGTCTATGCAAGGCTGACGATATTATTATACgctaattaatttaatttattatcGCCTTTCTTCCTCAGCATCGAATATTCATTTATTTTCCCTAGTTCTTTTACGATACTGCCACCCGaatcgtggcctatcccccatagtggctTTGTGCCATGAAATAAGGCATCATCCTCATCGTTATCAACTTACCATCCCCAGGCTTCTCGCAAAAAAGCGCATGCGGTAATAGAATCGTTACAAATGCTGTTACAGATGTGCTGTCGATAACGCGCTTGGAGAGCTATACCTATGTCGGATATAGATAAGTATTTTCCGCTTTACTGCCTTTTTCTCTTAGCAGTTCATAGCACTGAGGTGTAAGATAATAGATTCAATCTATAGACACCCCACCAGATACCTAAACAGGAATCACTTTTTCTTCAATAAGCCTGTTCGTTTTTCTCCGCAGCTTCGCATTTACTTGTCTAGACACCAGACACTTGTCTTGCTGTTCAGTGTGAAATGCCTATAACATTTCTTCAATGTAGTTTTATtgcaatggcaattatatgggcactacaggcgcatttctgccgttgccttcaccgtgaggttccgcatgagtgaaagcttgtgagggtgagccggcgaacgcggtttaatctcgcgtgcgcgaacgaggaacgccgcccagatgcgtgccctctcctgtggtgcGCGAGGCAGAGGGGTCAGAAGAGGGAGGatgggcgttcttctccggcggctgccagggtTATCGAGTTGCTTCGGTATATAGTATCcgattgtaccatatcataatcacccgccacctacctttccctgtatttcccacttccccattccccagtgaggagtagcaggctagaggcacgctctccaggccgacctctcctcctttctcttcattaaaatctactcctccttgggtgcctcgatgtcaaaaaaaaaaaaaaaaaagccctgctGCTCCGTATAAAGtggagagagtaaaacatctttattaataatacttgaatggcgagagcagtgtgggaggaaccctcagtccagggtccctaagatgattccggcgatgtttcaagcccgttgtatcacagctcggaggaccttcggaggtccgtcgcggagggcatcgtgccacagctctttgttgcgtagggggtaaaggagagtttgcaagggaggaaagaggtttgcagtacACTCAATCGTgccgtggaagattgtgggcgagctgccacagccagggcaacgatctgcataacagtgtgggtagaatttattgagagacgAGATTTGGAAAaattgcggtttgtaactggcgtaatgccactgcttcctcccgcgagaaggacggcggtggtgtggcgtgggtgcgacgaatgcgtgtataatgacggagtatgtctttgtaacggaacaagggatccccccactctgaactagtcgcctcaccacgccgagtcgcccggagggaaatggAGACAACCGCGCCTTCTACTACTGCGTTGGCCACGCGGATCGCGGACCCCGTAGTAGATGCCTTtcacggacgccgtagggacgcgttgccggcactcATGTGCCTTCAAAGCGATATGCGGCGTGGCCCAAGTGCGTGcccgcacgggcctcatcttcaaagcgatctgggatgtttgcagagtgcgcgtagtgccgatagcttcgtatgcgctgttctttcgacgtttcgttcacgtCGAAGCGACAGAtacacggaggtcaattggctcccggctgctgctgcgattcctaACTCTAGCGTTTCCACAGACGGTTTCCTCAGTCaccgagcgatgtgtgttcatgtttatctgCGCGCATAACACCGTGCTGTTTAATTTAGtcaaaacacgttgacgggctggTTGGTTTTAATCCAAGATGGAATGTGTAAgagcgactgaacaaggacgtagaaagaagcagacacgcaaagacagcgctgtccctgtgtgtctcttacgtcctcgttgagtcacgcttgcaCATACTATCAGTGTTAATTCAGTAAGCGAAtggcttacaagtttatacgaccgataaaactaatatccttacttcgtgcagctatctactaatttgctatcgacaTCCGTGCTCCGCCTTTCGGGTGGAACAGCGAATTTTTTAGTTCATTTCTCTTGTACCGACCGCATGGCTGTAGCTCAGTTACTTTAGAAATCATGTAAAATTACTCGCTTTACCTTGATCTATGCAAACGAAGGTGCCATCATTTCTACAAATAATCATTAATATAGTTTTATGGTTCATAACAGTGCTCATATTTCATAGAGAAATCGGCACTTGCGTTCtttagaaaatgaaaaaaaaaaagagagcaaggaaataGAACTATCAATGAAGCTGTAACGAATTGTGCCAGGAGTTGAAAACGTCGCACCGGCACGTCGCTCTGTGGCCCGTGCGAATTCTTCATTTCAGCAAACGGCCTGTGCATGCGGGGCTTCGAATATTTATGGCCGTCGTGAGCCGAGGCACCCGCTTTGGCACTATAGACTTCTTACGCCGGCGTGCCCTAGTACGCCGGTGTCACCGTCGCGCCGGTCGATAGCTTCGCTTCCATGTGATCTGCAGGGGTGTTGCAGAGGCATAAGAGTAAGAGCACACACAGCGCCACCACCGCCAATCCAGTGACGACGCCTAGAGCAAAGGGCAGCCAGATATCTCCATCTCGGCCAGGACGTCCACTGTGTGCTCCGTCACTGTCGTCGGACCCAGTACCACTTCCGACGCCGCCAAAGTCACCCTCCACACAGGGCGGCTGCCCAGGCTTTCCTGGCTTGTAGCCCTCCATATCCTTGCAACGAGGCAGCCCACCGCCCAGCCGCGGGTCGTAGGGTAACGGGTAAGGCCTCGGCGCCGGATCCTGTGCGTACGGCGGGTTCCGCCTCTGCGTAGGGTACGCGGGCGGAGACGGCGTAGAGGGCAGGCACGGACAGGGCGGACAGCGCAGTCCGGGCGGCTGGGGCCGAGAGGTAACCGGAGGTCGTCGAGACCGAGTCGGTGCGGGCGTCTTCCAATTAGGACTGCGCGACGTAATGCACAGACCTGTGGCTTTGTCGCACTGAGTGGAGTTCGGGCAGGCGCTGCACGTCGGGCCTTCCTGGTAGATGGGCTGCCCCATGTAGTTTCCAGAAGGGCCGTAGTTGCAAGTGTATTGCTTCATGTGCGGGTAAAGAGCCCCGTCGACGCTGTAGTAGACGTAGCCGCAACCGACGTAGTGCGTCTTTGCCCAGATTATCTGGGTGAAGTGGCCTATCTTGGCGTCTTTTACGGGAGCGAACTTGGACACGTCGCGCGGCGGGTAGAGTTTGTACTCTTTTGTGAACCAGCCGTCCATAGCCCAGGTCCAGTTGGGTCCCTCGACGTAGCCGGGCCGGCCTAACCAGGCCGTGTTTTGACCCGTCTGTTCGAAGCGATCCGTAAAGCGGTCCTCAACCTTATCATTCTTCAGGTCACCGTCCGGCGTCGTGCAGAGGGTGGCGTGAGCCTGCAGAAGAGGCAAGGAGGGGTCGAATTTCAACGCTCATCTCATCTAGTCGCTTACATTAGTCAGGATGGCCGTGTTTGGTAGTAAGAAGGAAAGTACTCGACATATTGTACAGCATGTTTAGAGTAACTGCGCGCTTGGCACCAAAAACGCACGCGCTCGGCCTAAACGCTGCGGTGCATTGACGTTCAGACTTGATATAACGCAAGGATTCCTTTTGCTCGATTCTAATAATTTCTTATACACCGGTAACGGCCAGCCCGGTCCCGACGATAAAGTGGGCGAAGCGTCGCTCGCGACGCTCACGAAGCGCAAGCGGGGACAGCACTGCAATAGAATTGATACGTTCTTCCAGCCCACCCCATGCCAACACAACAATCACGCTTGCGCCGAGCCCTATTTATGGCGCTAACGGCGGCACACAAACGCTGCGAAATACGAGTAGTAGAGACGCACGCCTTCGAACCCTACTCGCCCGCATCGCCCGCATAATCGTACCCTCAGCCGCACATCCTGTGGGCGCGAGGGTAAGCGTGCGAAGGTGGGTCGCGAAGAATTGTTGCTTGAGGCACGCTGTCTCCTCGCGCGCGCAACGTAGGCGCTAAGCCGGACGGGCCACAACGGCTGACCCAGTTTTCGACGTGCTGTCGCATTGTACTTCATACCGACTGTGAAAGTACTCGTTCTTGCATGAGAATAACATTATATACGTTTCTGTGCAAGCCTCAGTGATATAACAACAGCGTATCTTGTTCATTCCAGCTGACAGTGACTCGTAGCACTTGGTTCTGGGGAATACATACTTGTAATGTTGGGCCTGAGTTCGT
Proteins encoded in this window:
- the LOC129387654 gene encoding CRISP/Allergen/PR-1-like, which produces MATTAAALPFLLTTATMWAQQWMRAAAADCPEFYRHKNPQHTACKPLNSWCKIKESGVDDIQRSLILKLHNDYRSRIARGNVTGFKPAADMQELLWDSDLEYVAQVRGYAQTNMV
- the LOC126543089 gene encoding venom allergen-1-like, producing the protein MVATAVGLLLLLTTAAIQSPASAQFCPPSYRNKNPEHTACKRRNMWCRIKAAGVHPKIRASILKMHNDFRSQTALGKLPGFQTAADMQELLWDDELATVAQAHATLCTTPDGDLKNDKVEDRFTDRFEQTGQNTAWLGRPGYVEGPNWTWAMDGWFTKEYKLYPPRDVSKFAPVKDAKIGHFTQIIWAKTHYVGCGYVYYSVDGALYPHMKQYTCNYGPSGNYMGQPIYQEGPTCSACPNSTQCDKATGLCITSRSPNWKTPAPTRSRRPPVTSRPQPPGLRCPPCPCLPSTPSPPAYPTQRRNPPYAQDPAPRPYPLPYDPRLGGGLPRCKDMEGYKPGKPGQPPCVEGDFGGVGSGTGSDDSDGAHSGRPGRDGDIWLPFALGVVTGLAVVALCVLLLLCLCNTPADHMEAKLSTGATVTPAY